The Juglans regia cultivar Chandler chromosome 2, Walnut 2.0, whole genome shotgun sequence genome includes a window with the following:
- the LOC109003873 gene encoding diphthine methyltransferase homolog — protein MEVAHCYLDGNADCVEFCPHDAYHDVLAASTYTLQEGDRPSRSGSISLFNADANMGCLDLFHRVGTAGIFDMKWSPVGGNVGVMLAQADADGCLRTYNLERRSDGIKGSFLKEKNGEKISSSMCLCLDWNPSATSISVGLSDGSVSIVSLSESKIEIREEWKAHDFELWATSFDIHQPQLVYTGSDDCKFSCWDLRDSPKLAFQNTKVHKMGVCCIVKSPTDPNTLFTGCYDEYLRVWDVRSISKPVNETSICLGGGVWKIKPHPIVPGIVLAACMHNGFAVVKIGGDKAKVMETYSKHGSLAYGADWQRRGSFQDGKNTSTMVATCSFYDKLLRIWMPQSDFTT, from the exons ATGGAAGTGGCACATTGCTATCTAGATGGAAATGCTGATTGTGTGGAGTTTTGTCCGCACGATGCTTACCATGATGTTCTGGCCGCTTCAACATACACGCTACAAGAGGGTGATCGGCCCAGTCGATCCGGGAGCATATCACTCTTCAATGCAGATGCTAACATGGGTTGCCTTGATTTGTTCCATCGCGTGGGAACAGCAGGCATATTTGATATGAAGTGGAGCCCCGTTGGGGGAAACGTGGGTGTTATGCTAGCTCAAGCAGATGCTGATGGTTGTTTGAGAACTTACAATCTTGAGAGACGTTCAGATGGAATAAAAG GGAGTttcttgaaagagaaaaatggagaaaaaatcaGTTCCTCCATGTGCCTTTGCCTTGATTGGAACCCGTCGGCCACATCAATCTCAGTGGGGCTTTCTGATGGGTCTGTCTCAATAGTTTCCTTATCAGAGTCCAAAATAGAAATACGAGAAGAATGGAAGGCACATGATTTTGAGCTTTGGGCAACTTCCTTTGATATCCACCAACCCCAACTGGTATACACTGGTTCGGATGACTGCAAATTCAGTTGCTGGGATTTGCGGGATAGTCCTAAGTTGGCATTTCAGAATACCAAGGTTCACAAGATGGGTGTTTGTTGCATAGTGAAGAGCCCTACTGACCCTAATACCCTATTCACTGGTTGCTACGATGAGTATTTGAGGGTTTGGGATGTCAGATCAATCTCAAAACCTGTAAATGAAACTTCAATATGTTTAGGGGGAGGTGTCTGGAAAATCAAGCCTCATCCCATTGTACCGGGAATTGTCTTGGCAGCTTGCATGCACAATGGGTTTGCAGTTGTTAAGATTGGAGGGGATAAAGCTAAAGTAATGGAAACTTATAGTAAGCATGGCTCACTCGCATACGGAGCAGATTGGCAGAGAAGGGGATCTTTCCAGGATGGCAAAAATACGAGTACCATGGTGGCTACTTGCTCATTTTATGACAAGCTTCTTCGGATATGGATGCCACAAAGTGATTTCACAACATGA